The Miscanthus floridulus cultivar M001 chromosome 7, ASM1932011v1, whole genome shotgun sequence genome includes a region encoding these proteins:
- the LOC136467121 gene encoding exosome complex component RRP45A-like isoform X4: MAMEHLRWRPTVNERDFIERALQSDLRVDGRHSFDFRKLKITFGREDGSSEVQLGETHVMGYVTAQLVQPYRDRPNEGTLAIFTEFSPMADPAFEPGRPGESAIELGRVIDRGLRESRAIDMESLCVVAGKHVWSVRVDLHILDNGGNLIDAANIAALAALSTFRRPECTVGGDDGQQVTVHDPEVRDPLPLTIHHMPIAVTFAYFGEGNIVVLDPTYKEEAVMGGRMTATVNSNGDVCAIQKAGGEGVMSSVIMQCLRIALVKAADITSKIKKAVDSYTTEKALKKVKRLPTSVPQKISVTDVIMEDKGDGELEKQTVDVQQISKGDEDHQSIKRNSPLTGDQIAKHKQTSTFIGGPSN, encoded by the exons atggccatggagcACCTCCGGTGGCGCCCCACGGTGAACGAGCGCGACTTCATCGAGCGCGCGCTCCAGTCCGACCTCCGCGTCGACGGCCGCCACTCCTTCGACTTCCGCAAACTCAAGATAACCTTTGGCAG GGAGGATGGCTCGTCGGAGGTGCAGCTCGGGGAGACGCACGTGATGGGCTACGTGACTGCTCAGCTGGTGCAGCCATACCGTGACAGGCCGAACGAGGGGACGCTGGCCATATTCACCGAGTTCTCACCCATGGCCGACCCAGCCTTCGAGCCTGGGCGTCCTGGGGAATCAGCAATTGAGCTTGGCCGAGTCATCGACCGTGGCCTCAG GGAGAGTCGAGCTATTGACATGGAGTCCTTGTGTGTTGTTGCTGGGAAGCATGTCTGGTCTGTGCGTGTCGACCTTCACATCTTGGATAATGGAGG GAATCTCATTGATGCAGCTAACATCGCTGCATTGGCAGCTTTATCTACTTTCCGGAGGCCTGAATGCACGGTTGGTGGGGACGATGGTCAGCAAGTTACAGTGCATGATCCTGAG GTTAGGGATCCGCTTCCTCTTACAATACATCATATGCCCATAGCTGTAACATTTGCATATTTTGGTGAAGGCAACATCGTG GTTCTTGATCCCACATACAAGGAAGAAGCAGTAATGGGAGGGAGGATGACTGCTACAGTTAATTCAAATGGTGATGTTTGTGCCATCCAGAAAGCTGGTGGTGAGGGTGTCATGTCAAGTGTTATCATGCAGTGTTTAAGAATTGCTTTGGTAAAGGCTGCTGATATAACAAGCAAAATAAAGAAAGCA GTAGACTCATACACCACCGAGAAAGCTTTAAAGAAAGTAAAACGTTTACCAACCTCGGTTCCTCAGAAAATTAGTGTCACTGATGTAATTATGGAGGACAAAGGTGATGGTGAATTGGAAAAGCAAACTGTGGACGTTCAGCAGATAAGCAAAGGTGATGAGGACCATCAAAGTATAAAAAGGAATTCACCCTTGACTGGGGACCAAATTGCTAAACACAAACAAACATCAACATTCATTGGTGGCCCATCAAATTG A
- the LOC136467121 gene encoding exosome complex component RRP45A-like isoform X2 — translation MAMEHLRWRPTVNERDFIERALQSDLRVDGRHSFDFRKLKITFGREDGSSEVQLGETHVMGYVTAQLVQPYRDRPNEGTLAIFTEFSPMADPAFEPGRPGESAIELGRVIDRGLRESRAIDMESLCVVAGKHVWSVRVDLHILDNGGNLIDAANIAALAALSTFRRPECTVGGDDGQQVTVHDPEVRDPLPLTIHHMPIAVTFAYFGEGNIVVLDPTYKEEAVMGGRMTATVNSNGDVCAIQKAGGEGVMSSVIMQCLRIALVKAADITSKIKKAVDSYTTEKALKKVKRLPTSVPQKISVTDVIMEDKGDGELEKQTVDVQQISKDPPTIVKVSSHEDAQPMTESSNAEVNTSSAVAAGESDESQEIGSPKSLKDAIKPKHKRKKKSDKS, via the exons atggccatggagcACCTCCGGTGGCGCCCCACGGTGAACGAGCGCGACTTCATCGAGCGCGCGCTCCAGTCCGACCTCCGCGTCGACGGCCGCCACTCCTTCGACTTCCGCAAACTCAAGATAACCTTTGGCAG GGAGGATGGCTCGTCGGAGGTGCAGCTCGGGGAGACGCACGTGATGGGCTACGTGACTGCTCAGCTGGTGCAGCCATACCGTGACAGGCCGAACGAGGGGACGCTGGCCATATTCACCGAGTTCTCACCCATGGCCGACCCAGCCTTCGAGCCTGGGCGTCCTGGGGAATCAGCAATTGAGCTTGGCCGAGTCATCGACCGTGGCCTCAG GGAGAGTCGAGCTATTGACATGGAGTCCTTGTGTGTTGTTGCTGGGAAGCATGTCTGGTCTGTGCGTGTCGACCTTCACATCTTGGATAATGGAGG GAATCTCATTGATGCAGCTAACATCGCTGCATTGGCAGCTTTATCTACTTTCCGGAGGCCTGAATGCACGGTTGGTGGGGACGATGGTCAGCAAGTTACAGTGCATGATCCTGAG GTTAGGGATCCGCTTCCTCTTACAATACATCATATGCCCATAGCTGTAACATTTGCATATTTTGGTGAAGGCAACATCGTG GTTCTTGATCCCACATACAAGGAAGAAGCAGTAATGGGAGGGAGGATGACTGCTACAGTTAATTCAAATGGTGATGTTTGTGCCATCCAGAAAGCTGGTGGTGAGGGTGTCATGTCAAGTGTTATCATGCAGTGTTTAAGAATTGCTTTGGTAAAGGCTGCTGATATAACAAGCAAAATAAAGAAAGCA GTAGACTCATACACCACCGAGAAAGCTTTAAAGAAAGTAAAACGTTTACCAACCTCGGTTCCTCAGAAAATTAGTGTCACTGATGTAATTATGGAGGACAAAGGTGATGGTGAATTGGAAAAGCAAACTGTGGACGTTCAGCAGATAAGCAAAG ATCCACCAACTATCGTCAAGGTCAGCAGCCACGAGGATGCCCAACCAATGACTGAATCATCTAATGCTGAGGTGAACACATCAAGTGCTGTGGCTGCTGGAGAGTCTGATGAGTCCCAGGAAATTGGATCGCCAAAGAGTCTAAAAGATGCTATCAAACCAAAGcataaaagaaagaagaaaagtgaCAAGAGTTAG
- the LOC136467121 gene encoding exosome complex component RRP45A-like isoform X1, producing the protein MAMEHLRWRPTVNERDFIERALQSDLRVDGRHSFDFRKLKITFGREDGSSEVQLGETHVMGYVTAQLVQPYRDRPNEGTLAIFTEFSPMADPAFEPGRPGESAIELGRVIDRGLRESRAIDMESLCVVAGKHVWSVRVDLHILDNGGNLIDAANIAALAALSTFRRPECTVGGDDGQQVTVHDPEVRDPLPLTIHHMPIAVTFAYFGEGNIVVLDPTYKEEAVMGGRMTATVNSNGDVCAIQKAGGEGVMSSVIMQCLRIALVKAADITSKIKKAVDSYTTEKALKKVKRLPTSVPQKISVTDVIMEDKGDGELEKQTVDVQQISKGDEDHQSIKRNSPLTGDQIAKHKQTSTFIGGPSNWDPYSKGVSLSSLRISDLPDPPTIVKVSSHEDAQPMTESSNAEVNTSSAVAAGESDESQEIGSPKSLKDAIKPKHKRKKKSDKS; encoded by the exons atggccatggagcACCTCCGGTGGCGCCCCACGGTGAACGAGCGCGACTTCATCGAGCGCGCGCTCCAGTCCGACCTCCGCGTCGACGGCCGCCACTCCTTCGACTTCCGCAAACTCAAGATAACCTTTGGCAG GGAGGATGGCTCGTCGGAGGTGCAGCTCGGGGAGACGCACGTGATGGGCTACGTGACTGCTCAGCTGGTGCAGCCATACCGTGACAGGCCGAACGAGGGGACGCTGGCCATATTCACCGAGTTCTCACCCATGGCCGACCCAGCCTTCGAGCCTGGGCGTCCTGGGGAATCAGCAATTGAGCTTGGCCGAGTCATCGACCGTGGCCTCAG GGAGAGTCGAGCTATTGACATGGAGTCCTTGTGTGTTGTTGCTGGGAAGCATGTCTGGTCTGTGCGTGTCGACCTTCACATCTTGGATAATGGAGG GAATCTCATTGATGCAGCTAACATCGCTGCATTGGCAGCTTTATCTACTTTCCGGAGGCCTGAATGCACGGTTGGTGGGGACGATGGTCAGCAAGTTACAGTGCATGATCCTGAG GTTAGGGATCCGCTTCCTCTTACAATACATCATATGCCCATAGCTGTAACATTTGCATATTTTGGTGAAGGCAACATCGTG GTTCTTGATCCCACATACAAGGAAGAAGCAGTAATGGGAGGGAGGATGACTGCTACAGTTAATTCAAATGGTGATGTTTGTGCCATCCAGAAAGCTGGTGGTGAGGGTGTCATGTCAAGTGTTATCATGCAGTGTTTAAGAATTGCTTTGGTAAAGGCTGCTGATATAACAAGCAAAATAAAGAAAGCA GTAGACTCATACACCACCGAGAAAGCTTTAAAGAAAGTAAAACGTTTACCAACCTCGGTTCCTCAGAAAATTAGTGTCACTGATGTAATTATGGAGGACAAAGGTGATGGTGAATTGGAAAAGCAAACTGTGGACGTTCAGCAGATAAGCAAAGGTGATGAGGACCATCAAAGTATAAAAAGGAATTCACCCTTGACTGGGGACCAAATTGCTAAACACAAACAAACATCAACATTCATTGGTGGCCCATCAAATTG GGATCCATATTCTAAAGGAGTTTCATTAAGCTCCCTCAGAATTTCTGATTTGCCGG ATCCACCAACTATCGTCAAGGTCAGCAGCCACGAGGATGCCCAACCAATGACTGAATCATCTAATGCTGAGGTGAACACATCAAGTGCTGTGGCTGCTGGAGAGTCTGATGAGTCCCAGGAAATTGGATCGCCAAAGAGTCTAAAAGATGCTATCAAACCAAAGcataaaagaaagaagaaaagtgaCAAGAGTTAG
- the LOC136467121 gene encoding exosome complex component RRP45A-like isoform X3 — protein sequence MAMEHLRWRPTVNERDFIERALQSDLRVDGRHSFDFRKLKITFGREDGSSEVQLGETHVMGYVTAQLVQPYRDRPNEGTLAIFTEFSPMADPAFEPGRPGESAIELGRVIDRGLRESRAIDMESLCVVAGKHVWSVRVDLHILDNGGNLIDAANIAALAALSTFRRPECTVGGDDGQQVTVHDPEVRDPLPLTIHHMPIAVTFAYFGEGNIVVLDPTYKEEAVMGGRMTATVNSNGDVCAIQKAGGEGVMSSVIMQCLRIALVKAADITSKIKKAVDSYTTEKALKKVKRLPTSVPQKISVTDVIMEDKGDGELEKQTVDVQQISKGDEDHQSIKRNSPLTGDQIAKHKQTSTFIGGPSNW from the exons atggccatggagcACCTCCGGTGGCGCCCCACGGTGAACGAGCGCGACTTCATCGAGCGCGCGCTCCAGTCCGACCTCCGCGTCGACGGCCGCCACTCCTTCGACTTCCGCAAACTCAAGATAACCTTTGGCAG GGAGGATGGCTCGTCGGAGGTGCAGCTCGGGGAGACGCACGTGATGGGCTACGTGACTGCTCAGCTGGTGCAGCCATACCGTGACAGGCCGAACGAGGGGACGCTGGCCATATTCACCGAGTTCTCACCCATGGCCGACCCAGCCTTCGAGCCTGGGCGTCCTGGGGAATCAGCAATTGAGCTTGGCCGAGTCATCGACCGTGGCCTCAG GGAGAGTCGAGCTATTGACATGGAGTCCTTGTGTGTTGTTGCTGGGAAGCATGTCTGGTCTGTGCGTGTCGACCTTCACATCTTGGATAATGGAGG GAATCTCATTGATGCAGCTAACATCGCTGCATTGGCAGCTTTATCTACTTTCCGGAGGCCTGAATGCACGGTTGGTGGGGACGATGGTCAGCAAGTTACAGTGCATGATCCTGAG GTTAGGGATCCGCTTCCTCTTACAATACATCATATGCCCATAGCTGTAACATTTGCATATTTTGGTGAAGGCAACATCGTG GTTCTTGATCCCACATACAAGGAAGAAGCAGTAATGGGAGGGAGGATGACTGCTACAGTTAATTCAAATGGTGATGTTTGTGCCATCCAGAAAGCTGGTGGTGAGGGTGTCATGTCAAGTGTTATCATGCAGTGTTTAAGAATTGCTTTGGTAAAGGCTGCTGATATAACAAGCAAAATAAAGAAAGCA GTAGACTCATACACCACCGAGAAAGCTTTAAAGAAAGTAAAACGTTTACCAACCTCGGTTCCTCAGAAAATTAGTGTCACTGATGTAATTATGGAGGACAAAGGTGATGGTGAATTGGAAAAGCAAACTGTGGACGTTCAGCAGATAAGCAAAGGTGATGAGGACCATCAAAGTATAAAAAGGAATTCACCCTTGACTGGGGACCAAATTGCTAAACACAAACAAACATCAACATTCATTGGTGGCCCATCAAATTGGTAG